A genomic region of Chloracidobacterium sp. contains the following coding sequences:
- a CDS encoding thiolase family protein produces the protein MKAFVVEAKRTAIGRSHPDKGVFRDVRADELLAALIMRVVDNGITSEYIDDVYIGCVGQHLEQGKNIARLAALLAGLPETVPATTINRLCASGLQAFNFAVSTIESGHADVILAGGVEHMHHVPMMASIDYNEYLLDRYAFPFTNMGLTAENVAESFAISRKEQDVFAFESHQKAITAQEAGRFDREIIAIETSDGLAGTDQSPRATTDIETLAGLKAVFKDGGTVTAGNSSPLNDGASLTLLASDYACQRHGLKKKAEVLDYCVVGLDPCQMGLGPVPAIRRLLKDNDLTVKDIDRFEMNEAFASQAIACIRQLGLPPERVNPWGGAIALGHPLGATGTRLIATLLNGLIADDQELGIASLCIGHGQGMATLIRRV, from the coding sequence GTGAAAGCCTTTGTTGTCGAAGCCAAACGAACTGCAATTGGAAGATCCCATCCTGACAAGGGTGTCTTTCGAGACGTTCGGGCAGATGAACTCCTGGCGGCTTTGATAATGCGTGTCGTCGATAATGGGATTACATCCGAATATATCGATGATGTTTATATTGGCTGTGTCGGCCAGCATCTGGAGCAGGGAAAGAACATAGCCCGTCTGGCCGCATTGCTGGCCGGTCTGCCTGAAACTGTTCCTGCGACGACAATAAATCGCCTTTGCGCTTCCGGTCTCCAGGCATTCAACTTCGCGGTTTCGACGATCGAAAGCGGTCATGCAGATGTGATACTGGCCGGCGGTGTAGAACACATGCATCATGTGCCAATGATGGCCTCGATCGATTACAACGAATACCTTCTGGATCGCTATGCCTTTCCTTTTACCAACATGGGGTTGACGGCCGAGAACGTTGCTGAATCTTTTGCAATAAGCCGAAAGGAGCAAGATGTTTTCGCGTTCGAGAGCCACCAAAAGGCGATAACCGCCCAGGAAGCGGGGCGTTTCGATCGAGAGATCATCGCTATAGAGACAAGCGACGGGCTCGCTGGCACGGATCAATCACCACGGGCAACTACAGATATCGAGACGCTTGCAGGATTAAAGGCAGTCTTTAAGGATGGGGGTACGGTGACTGCAGGCAACAGTTCGCCGCTTAACGACGGCGCGAGTTTGACACTGCTTGCTTCGGACTATGCCTGTCAACGGCACGGACTGAAAAAAAAGGCAGAAGTTCTCGACTATTGTGTCGTCGGACTCGACCCATGTCAGATGGGTCTGGGACCGGTTCCGGCGATTCGAAGGCTGCTAAAGGACAATGATCTGACCGTGAAGGACATTGATCGGTTTGAGATGAACGAAGCGTTCGCCAGTCAGGCGATCGCGTGTATACGCCAACTTGGGCTACCTCCGGAACGGGTGAATCCTTGGGGCGGCGCGATCGCCTTGGGCCATCCGCTCGGAGCGACCGGAACGAGATTGATCGCGACATTATTGAATGGGCTAATCGCTGACGATCAGGAGTTGGGGATCGCTTCGCTGTGTATCGGACACGGTCAGGGCATGGCAACGCTCATTCGACGAGTGTGA
- a CDS encoding molybdopterin-dependent oxidoreductase translates to MTLLEFLREELALTGTKKGCDLGECGCCSVLMNGVPILSCMTLAVEAQDRAIRTIEGIADGDRLHPVQEAMVAEGAIQCGYCTPAMVINGVHLAETNPSPTKDEIKACISSTICRCTGYTKIEKAIQRAVDSGRSAVVVEDSGKGEQQLSQYQIVGRPIPQISSGEKVTGKALYTDDIRLPNPLFVKILRSPHASANIRSIDVAMARELEGVRGIVTGDDFMHTFGVLPMSKDEPAVAKDRVRYVGEPVAAVAAESEEIASLAITLIDVQYEVTEACLDMKAALENTTVPIHPELKRSNNLHKHVLQEFGDLEQGFAEASVTVENKFEFASVTHAFTEPHATQVEIDTNGNLTVFSATQVPHYLHLALSEVLEVPAHKIRVIKPHLGGGFGGKSDPFPHEMITARLAQITGRNTRLRFTREEVFFSHHGRHPTELKMRIGFHPEKGITALDADILIDGGAYGSFGVVTTYYNGVLLQGPYPVPNFRFECNRVYTNKPMCGAMRGHGGVNPRFASESLFDMACVAAGVDPCQARIDLIHRENTLTVNEFRITSVGLKQGLEEAMRRSGWRDKYGKLPYGKGIGVACGFFISGSALPIHWDRMPSSTVRLTIDRDGGVTIYSGAADLGQGSDTILAMIVAEVLGLPMDYVRVIAADTKVTPVDLGSYSSRVTFMAGNAARNAAIRMRRLLLETACKMLEVEIPPYPKVMDAESFFRQGRRSPDFTNDFLGPNPDYWDDFTFVDRTVCYAHDSSVLDYHAVVEAGLQERGILQTTGIYESPKLGGKFKGAGAGLSPSYSFTGFITEVTVDPETGKVSVDKTTCAHDCGFPINPLAVEGQIEGSIHMALGQALMEEVLYTGGAVQNPSFLEYKIPSAFDQPEIDIVPTPSDESEGPFGAKEAGEGVLAPFIPSIANAIYDAVGVRLTQVPMRPDRVLAAIRGQGKREGATR, encoded by the coding sequence ATGACCCTGCTGGAGTTTCTGAGAGAAGAACTTGCCCTAACCGGTACAAAAAAAGGTTGTGACCTAGGGGAATGTGGCTGCTGCAGTGTGCTGATGAATGGCGTACCAATCCTGTCATGTATGACGCTGGCCGTCGAAGCACAGGATCGAGCTATTCGAACGATCGAAGGCATTGCCGATGGAGATCGACTTCACCCGGTACAGGAAGCAATGGTTGCTGAGGGTGCAATACAGTGTGGTTATTGCACCCCGGCGATGGTCATCAATGGCGTCCATCTCGCAGAAACGAATCCGTCGCCCACGAAGGATGAGATAAAGGCCTGCATCTCCTCCACAATTTGTCGCTGTACGGGTTACACAAAGATCGAGAAGGCAATCCAGCGAGCCGTCGATAGTGGCCGATCAGCCGTCGTCGTCGAAGACTCTGGCAAAGGGGAGCAACAATTATCCCAATATCAGATCGTTGGCCGACCCATTCCACAGATCTCTTCCGGGGAAAAGGTCACCGGCAAAGCCCTCTATACCGATGACATCCGGCTTCCAAATCCACTCTTTGTAAAGATTCTTCGCTCGCCTCACGCCAGTGCGAATATTCGGTCGATAGACGTCGCCATGGCGAGGGAGTTAGAAGGCGTCCGTGGAATTGTTACCGGTGATGACTTTATGCACACGTTCGGTGTTCTACCGATGAGTAAGGACGAGCCGGCGGTTGCCAAGGACCGAGTTCGATATGTTGGTGAACCGGTCGCTGCCGTTGCGGCCGAATCGGAAGAGATTGCCAGTCTGGCAATCACGCTCATTGACGTTCAATATGAAGTAACCGAGGCATGTCTTGACATGAAGGCGGCCTTGGAAAATACGACCGTGCCAATCCATCCTGAGCTGAAACGCTCCAACAACCTACATAAGCACGTGCTGCAGGAATTTGGCGATCTGGAACAAGGTTTTGCGGAAGCCAGCGTAACGGTTGAGAACAAATTCGAGTTTGCATCGGTGACCCATGCGTTTACTGAGCCCCATGCCACGCAGGTCGAGATCGACACGAACGGTAACCTGACCGTATTCTCTGCGACCCAAGTTCCACACTATTTGCATCTGGCGTTATCCGAGGTATTGGAAGTGCCGGCGCATAAAATTCGTGTTATCAAACCGCACTTGGGAGGCGGCTTTGGCGGAAAGAGCGATCCGTTTCCTCACGAAATGATCACTGCGAGACTGGCTCAAATTACGGGCAGGAACACGCGCCTGCGATTTACGCGCGAAGAGGTCTTTTTCAGCCATCATGGTCGGCATCCGACTGAACTAAAGATGCGCATCGGATTTCATCCTGAGAAAGGGATTACCGCGTTGGACGCTGACATTCTGATCGATGGTGGTGCGTATGGCAGTTTTGGAGTCGTGACGACTTACTATAACGGCGTACTTCTGCAGGGGCCATACCCAGTGCCAAATTTTAGGTTCGAATGCAACCGCGTTTACACGAATAAACCGATGTGCGGAGCGATGCGCGGGCACGGCGGCGTAAATCCGAGGTTTGCCAGCGAATCGCTTTTTGATATGGCCTGCGTTGCGGCCGGGGTTGATCCTTGCCAAGCCCGTATCGACCTTATTCACCGAGAGAATACACTTACTGTTAATGAATTTCGCATTACCTCCGTCGGTCTAAAGCAGGGTCTTGAAGAAGCAATGAGACGGTCGGGCTGGAGAGATAAATACGGCAAACTACCTTATGGAAAAGGGATCGGTGTGGCCTGCGGTTTCTTTATCAGTGGGAGCGCACTGCCGATCCATTGGGACCGGATGCCGTCATCGACGGTAAGGCTCACGATTGATCGGGACGGCGGCGTGACTATCTACTCCGGGGCAGCCGATCTCGGACAGGGTAGCGACACAATCTTGGCGATGATAGTGGCCGAAGTACTTGGGCTTCCGATGGATTATGTCCGAGTGATCGCAGCCGATACGAAAGTAACTCCCGTGGATCTGGGAAGTTACAGCTCGCGGGTGACCTTTATGGCCGGTAATGCCGCGCGAAACGCGGCAATACGAATGCGCCGGCTGTTGCTTGAAACAGCCTGCAAGATGCTCGAAGTCGAAATACCACCCTATCCAAAAGTCATGGATGCAGAAAGCTTCTTTCGCCAGGGTCGACGGAGCCCCGATTTCACAAACGACTTCCTCGGGCCAAATCCCGACTATTGGGACGACTTCACGTTTGTGGATAGAACGGTTTGTTATGCGCATGATAGCAGTGTTTTGGATTACCACGCAGTCGTTGAGGCAGGTCTGCAGGAACGCGGCATATTGCAGACAACCGGCATTTATGAATCTCCAAAGTTAGGTGGCAAGTTCAAGGGGGCGGGGGCCGGTCTGAGCCCCAGCTACAGCTTCACGGGCTTTATTACGGAGGTTACTGTTGATCCCGAAACGGGTAAAGTGTCTGTTGATAAGACGACGTGCGCCCATGATTGCGGATTCCCTATCAACCCTTTGGCTGTAGAGGGTCAGATCGAAGGTAGTATCCACATGGCTCTCGGGCAGGCCTTGATGGAAGAAGTGCTCTATACAGGCGGTGCAGTACAAAACCCGTCATTTCTTGAATACAAGATACCGTCTGCCTTTGACCAACCCGAGATAGACATCGTTCCAACACCGAGTGATGAAAGTGAAGGCCCGTTCGGAGCTAAGGAGGCCGGTGAAGGCGTATTGGCCCCCTTCATTCCTTCGATCGCGAATGCGATCTATGATGCCGTTGGTGTCCGATTGACCCAGGTCCCGATGCGTCCCGACCGAGTGTTAGCCGCTATCAGGGGACAAGGAAAGCGCGAAGGAGCAACACGATGA
- a CDS encoding FAD binding domain-containing protein, which translates to MTTLLAPFQYKQPKTLDQVFHLVRQLQSEGRTFIFSGGGTDVISLLKHQLSDPQTVISLSELHSLKQIKMLSADRIQIGALTSLASLMHDSKVQELVPALAAAVGRVASPQIRNQATIGGNILVTNRCIFFNQSELNRESHSACFKAKGEICHLVKSAKRGRLPLCQARFVSDTVPVLLLLDAELVLVGPERERRIAAKDLFLPDGIDCKNIQGDEILLFVEIDVSSERRIHYEKLTVRDTQDFPSLGIAVGIEVTDEEINDENACLSVAMTGINTRPELMEFRFKDYGSYGEMVNEACHQANKKALTFQQDLFPRGYRKKLVEVYIRRAVKQLTGDLWI; encoded by the coding sequence ATGACGACGCTTCTTGCACCATTCCAGTACAAACAGCCGAAGACTCTGGATCAGGTCTTTCACCTTGTTCGCCAATTACAGAGTGAGGGCCGTACATTCATCTTCTCGGGTGGCGGAACCGATGTTATTTCTTTACTGAAGCATCAGCTCAGCGATCCTCAGACCGTGATCTCTCTGTCGGAACTGCATTCTCTCAAACAGATCAAGATGCTCTCGGCAGACAGAATCCAAATAGGAGCTCTGACGTCGCTTGCCAGCCTCATGCATGATAGTAAAGTGCAGGAATTGGTACCGGCGCTTGCGGCTGCGGTTGGACGCGTTGCGAGTCCCCAGATCCGTAATCAGGCAACGATCGGCGGAAATATCCTGGTCACAAATCGATGTATCTTCTTCAATCAGAGTGAACTCAATCGCGAATCTCACTCGGCGTGCTTTAAGGCCAAGGGCGAGATATGTCACCTAGTCAAGAGCGCAAAACGCGGAAGGTTACCACTGTGTCAGGCGCGTTTCGTTTCCGATACGGTACCGGTCTTATTGTTGCTCGATGCGGAATTGGTGTTAGTCGGGCCTGAGCGAGAGCGACGTATTGCGGCAAAGGATCTTTTCCTGCCCGACGGTATTGACTGTAAGAACATTCAGGGTGATGAAATACTCTTGTTTGTCGAGATCGATGTATCTTCGGAGAGGAGGATACATTATGAAAAGCTGACGGTACGTGACACTCAGGACTTCCCGTCCCTTGGTATCGCGGTTGGCATCGAAGTTACGGATGAGGAAATAAACGATGAGAATGCGTGTTTGAGTGTTGCTATGACCGGTATTAATACTCGCCCGGAGTTGATGGAGTTTCGATTCAAAGACTATGGCTCGTATGGTGAGATGGTAAACGAGGCATGCCATCAGGCAAACAAGAAAGCCCTGACCTTTCAGCAGGATCTTTTCCCGCGTGGTTATCGAAAGAAGCTGGTTGAGGTGTACATACGTAGGGCCGTCAAACAGCTGACAGGAGATTTATGGATCTGA
- a CDS encoding 2-hydroxyacyl-CoA dehydratase has protein sequence MDLKQIMQNYFLDLDAAAKDPDRKVAWCTSVGPAEILRAMGFDVYFPENHGAMLGATRLCMETIPVANSKGYSPEICSYLTSDIGAYLKNITPLAKAYGVEDVPRPDVLVYNTNQCKDVMHWFEFYAREFDAPIFGIHSPAHLPEVEPEHIANVVAQFKQLIRSLEEITQEKFDPKKLERCLALSSGATSLWSEVLKTAIADPSPFSFFDATIFMGPIVVLRGTEIARDYYRDLLMELEQKVATTRSRENAVQKRVYWEGMPIWGRLRHLSELFKRNDTCVVASTYCNSWIFADFDPHDPLPSMALAYLQIFINRNDTYKEKYISDMVKMYSVDGVIFHAAKTCPNNSNSYYNLPGRLKRNGIPTIVIDGDLCDLRCFSDEQSTNVIEAFLETL, from the coding sequence ATGGATCTGAAGCAAATCATGCAGAACTATTTCCTTGATCTGGATGCAGCTGCGAAAGATCCAGATCGCAAGGTTGCCTGGTGTACATCCGTAGGCCCGGCAGAAATATTGCGAGCAATGGGCTTTGACGTGTATTTCCCGGAGAATCACGGAGCTATGCTGGGGGCAACGCGTCTGTGCATGGAGACTATCCCTGTTGCTAACTCAAAAGGATATTCTCCTGAGATCTGTAGTTATCTAACATCAGATATCGGAGCTTACCTGAAAAATATTACTCCTCTAGCGAAGGCTTATGGCGTAGAAGATGTTCCAAGGCCGGATGTTTTAGTTTATAACACGAATCAGTGCAAGGACGTGATGCACTGGTTTGAGTTCTACGCGAGAGAATTTGATGCACCCATCTTTGGGATACACTCTCCGGCACATTTGCCGGAAGTAGAACCGGAGCATATTGCCAATGTTGTTGCCCAATTTAAACAGCTGATCCGTTCTCTGGAGGAAATTACTCAAGAAAAGTTTGACCCCAAAAAGCTGGAGCGCTGTCTAGCCCTTTCAAGCGGGGCGACGAGCCTTTGGTCGGAGGTCCTAAAAACGGCAATAGCAGATCCGAGCCCATTTAGCTTTTTTGATGCAACTATCTTTATGGGGCCTATCGTGGTATTGCGCGGTACGGAAATAGCGAGAGATTATTATCGGGACTTGTTAATGGAACTGGAGCAGAAGGTGGCAACTACGCGCTCTCGCGAGAATGCTGTTCAGAAACGGGTCTACTGGGAAGGGATGCCGATTTGGGGACGATTGCGACATCTTTCGGAGTTATTCAAGCGTAACGATACCTGCGTAGTCGCTTCGACGTACTGCAATAGCTGGATTTTTGCTGATTTTGATCCGCATGATCCGCTGCCAAGCATGGCGCTGGCCTATCTGCAGATTTTCATCAATCGTAACGATACCTATAAAGAGAAGTATATTTCCGACATGGTCAAGATGTATTCTGTGGACGGTGTGATATTCCATGCCGCTAAAACTTGCCCTAACAACAGTAACAGCTATTACAACCTGCCTGGACGGCTGAAGCGGAATGGAATTCCGACTATCGTTATTGATGGTGACCTTTGTGATCTGCGTTGTTTCTCGGATGAGCAGTCAACCAACGTGATCGAGGCATTCTTGGAAACTCTCTAA
- a CDS encoding ATPase: MKEPSAQLSENARYYWGVDCGSSEIKVVLCDASGNILHKKKGKTLFPLYQNVYNALNDGDATPFVENSPITKDNHKIIATGYGRHHLQFVDDKLTEIKAHFLGVQHQLKLDVPYTIIDIGGQDAKVITIDNSKVDEFAMNRKCAAGTGAFIEELAHRLEVPIGDMTKLANQHDKEFMLNSFCTVFSGQEVIKTLMNGERIENLIFALYRSVVKRVLEMTVVSTDIVAFSGGVIAHHPLLVELFGQKLSDKEMVLTPETQYCGALGAAVHGMSV; encoded by the coding sequence ATGAAAGAACCGTCTGCTCAATTAAGCGAGAACGCTCGGTATTATTGGGGCGTCGATTGTGGCAGTTCTGAGATCAAAGTAGTGCTCTGCGATGCGTCGGGAAATATTCTTCATAAAAAGAAAGGAAAAACCTTGTTTCCACTCTATCAGAACGTCTATAACGCTCTGAATGACGGGGATGCAACCCCATTCGTGGAGAACAGCCCTATAACAAAGGATAATCATAAGATTATTGCGACCGGATATGGCCGTCACCACCTTCAGTTTGTCGATGACAAATTAACCGAGATCAAGGCTCATTTTCTCGGTGTTCAGCATCAACTCAAACTCGATGTCCCTTACACGATCATAGATATTGGGGGGCAGGACGCAAAAGTGATCACCATCGATAACAGCAAGGTGGATGAATTTGCCATGAACCGAAAATGTGCTGCCGGCACAGGGGCTTTTATTGAGGAATTGGCCCATCGGCTCGAAGTGCCCATCGGCGATATGACGAAGCTGGCGAATCAGCACGATAAGGAATTCATGCTAAACAGCTTCTGTACGGTCTTTTCCGGTCAGGAAGTAATTAAGACATTGATGAATGGTGAGCGGATCGAGAATCTTATTTTCGCCCTTTACCGATCTGTGGTTAAGCGTGTTCTTGAAATGACTGTCGTGAGTACCGACATAGTCGCTTTCTCAGGAGGCGTTATCGCTCATCACCCATTGCTGGTCGAACTATTCGGCCAAAAATTGAGCGATAAGGAGATGGTCCTTACACCTGAGACTCAGTATTGTGGAGCTCTTGGTGCTGCAGTTCACGGAATGTCGGTGTAA
- a CDS encoding nucleotidyltransferase family protein, with the protein MTVIENAKIGGLLLAAGGSSRLRPPKQLVQYYRTTLLRHAAKSLAESKCEPVVVVLGAEVDRSMREIADLDVNVCINRDWETGMSSSLRTGLDELLHIEPKLSGLMITLCDQPHVTTDKINLFVTEFYRSAPAVIAAEYNGITGVPALFSSELFDLLMQLEGDKGARDIIRNHKNTLRIGLPEASFDVDTQSDLQDRLSCLDVPKGS; encoded by the coding sequence ATGACCGTGATTGAGAACGCCAAGATCGGAGGACTGCTACTCGCAGCCGGCGGCTCAAGCCGATTGCGCCCACCAAAGCAGCTTGTCCAATATTACCGAACAACGCTGTTACGCCATGCAGCCAAGTCCTTGGCCGAGTCCAAATGTGAGCCGGTGGTGGTAGTTCTTGGAGCCGAAGTCGACAGATCAATGCGAGAGATCGCAGACTTGGATGTCAATGTATGTATAAATCGCGACTGGGAGACAGGAATGAGTTCATCGCTTCGGACCGGACTAGACGAGTTACTGCATATCGAGCCTAAGCTCTCGGGCCTCATGATTACCCTTTGCGACCAGCCGCATGTGACGACTGACAAAATCAATCTTTTTGTCACAGAATTCTATCGGTCAGCACCTGCGGTCATCGCAGCAGAATACAATGGCATAACGGGTGTACCGGCCTTGTTCTCTAGCGAATTGTTCGATCTTCTGATGCAGCTCGAAGGCGACAAAGGCGCCCGGGATATTATCAGAAACCATAAAAACACCTTGAGAATCGGGCTCCCCGAGGCGAGTTTCGACGTAGACACGCAGAGTGATCTTCAGGATCGTCTTTCGTGTCTTGATGTGCCAAAAGGATCCTGA
- a CDS encoding XdhC family protein, with amino-acid sequence MKELRQILDAIATAAVDESTVLATVVDVRGSSYRLPGARMLILANGKTVGIISGGCLEADVLERAKQVLKSQRSTVLTYDTSSDQDSVFSMNMGCRGVIRILLEPISRESVLINRLLAVDHARAKLTIATVVSTDSAKNESIGGRAFYDAHSGFRTSGLPPFLATLSQLHDTCSQFFISNEVCRSQTFGLKEGTFEFVLENIEPPISLRLFGAGADAAPMVRIVTEVGWQVRVHDHRPALLTGDRFPMAQELILQNLEEPLSPSHFDERTAVVIMTHNYLRDRSLLPAVLQSSAFYIGVLGPKRRTEQILEEMTANGSSFTDEQLARLYAPAGLDIGASTPETIALSIVGEIQSVLANRKGGQLRHRQGPIYDRD; translated from the coding sequence ATGAAAGAGCTCCGGCAGATTCTTGATGCGATTGCGACCGCTGCCGTAGATGAGAGCACGGTGCTCGCAACGGTTGTCGATGTGCGGGGCTCCAGCTATCGGCTACCAGGAGCCCGCATGCTCATACTCGCAAACGGTAAGACCGTAGGTATTATTTCAGGCGGCTGTCTTGAAGCCGATGTGCTCGAACGTGCAAAACAGGTTCTCAAATCTCAGCGTTCAACGGTACTAACCTATGATACGAGTAGCGACCAGGATTCTGTCTTCAGCATGAACATGGGCTGCCGCGGTGTCATTCGCATCCTGCTGGAGCCGATCAGCCGTGAGAGTGTTCTCATCAACAGACTCCTGGCAGTAGATCACGCACGTGCAAAACTGACCATCGCGACCGTGGTTTCGACTGACTCTGCAAAGAATGAGAGTATCGGCGGGCGGGCGTTTTATGACGCACACTCAGGGTTCCGAACTAGTGGTCTGCCGCCGTTCCTTGCAACTCTATCGCAACTGCACGATACCTGCTCCCAGTTTTTTATTTCAAATGAAGTCTGTAGATCTCAGACATTCGGTCTCAAAGAAGGCACCTTCGAATTCGTACTGGAGAACATAGAGCCGCCGATCTCGCTTAGGCTGTTCGGCGCCGGAGCCGATGCAGCGCCAATGGTGCGGATCGTCACAGAAGTTGGGTGGCAAGTAAGGGTACACGATCACCGACCGGCACTTTTGACCGGCGACCGATTTCCAATGGCCCAAGAACTCATCCTCCAGAATCTCGAGGAGCCGCTGAGCCCAAGCCACTTCGATGAGCGTACAGCTGTGGTCATTATGACCCACAACTACTTGCGTGACCGATCTCTCTTACCCGCCGTACTCCAGTCAAGTGCCTTTTATATCGGTGTTCTCGGCCCCAAACGCCGTACCGAACAAATACTTGAGGAGATGACGGCAAACGGAAGTTCTTTCACGGACGAACAGCTTGCCCGGCTCTACGCTCCGGCTGGCCTCGATATCGGAGCTAGTACACCCGAGACCATTGCCCTCTCGATCGTTGGTGAGATCCAGAGTGTTCTCGCAAATCGTAAGGGCGGCCAACTCCGCCATCGCCAGGGCCCGATCTATGACCGTGATTGA
- a CDS encoding tetratricopeptide repeat protein — protein MNKENLLFAVLGLMIGLIVGFMFANSVNRDATTSKSSLPAANQLMAANSALPPNHPPIGNVNGQSSGMSVPEVSAAIEKARSEPQNYEAQMTAADLYYQIQRFDEAAKFYEAASKVKPAEAEPLIKAGNAFYDGGKFLDAEKWYREALKKAPNDKDIRNDLALTFLSREPADVDRAIAEFNTILSADPKFEKALQNLAFAYREKGDQENLAKTLERLKKVNPNNPELSRPSTR, from the coding sequence ATGAACAAGGAAAATCTGCTTTTTGCTGTACTCGGCCTGATGATCGGGCTGATAGTAGGGTTTATGTTCGCTAACAGCGTCAATCGCGATGCGACCACGTCCAAAAGTTCGCTGCCGGCAGCAAATCAGCTAATGGCCGCAAATTCGGCCCTGCCGCCCAACCACCCGCCGATTGGTAATGTTAACGGCCAGTCTAGCGGAATGTCGGTTCCTGAAGTATCGGCTGCGATCGAAAAGGCCCGCTCCGAACCCCAAAATTACGAGGCTCAGATGACCGCAGCGGACCTCTATTATCAGATCCAGCGGTTTGACGAAGCTGCAAAATTCTATGAGGCAGCGAGCAAGGTCAAGCCCGCCGAGGCCGAGCCGCTGATCAAGGCCGGGAACGCATTTTATGATGGTGGCAAGTTTTTGGACGCAGAGAAATGGTATCGCGAAGCCTTGAAGAAAGCTCCTAATGACAAAGACATCCGAAACGACTTGGCGTTGACATTCTTGTCGAGAGAGCCGGCCGACGTCGACCGCGCTATAGCCGAGTTCAATACCATTCTTTCGGCCGATCCTAAATTCGAAAAGGCCCTTCAGAATCTTGCCTTTGCCTACCGTGAAAAAGGAGACCAAGAGAACCTTGCTAAGACACTCGAGCGATTGAAGAAGGTTAACCCCAATAATCCTGAACTCTCGCGACCGAGTACTAGGTAA